One genomic region from Bacteroidales bacterium WCE2008 encodes:
- a CDS encoding diaminopimelate decarboxylase, translated as MAERFPIDKLQLIETPFYYYDTELLRETLETIKAEIRNYPGYHVHYAVKANANPKILKIIREAGFGADCVSGGEIKAAIQAGFPAGSIVYAGVGKSDWEINLGLDLGIGCFNVESLPELEIISALAKGRGTTANVAFRINPNVGAHTHPNITTGYAENKFGIPMRDMEEMILHAAELPNVNFVGLHFHIGSQILDMDDFIALCNRINELQDQLEQHHIAVASINVGGGLGVDYHHPDQMPIADFRKYFRTFTKFLKLRPGQTLHFEPGRSVVAQCGSLITRVLYIKQGDFKQFLIVDAGMSDLIRPALYQAYHKIENITSDRPVETYDVVGPICESSDTFGKAIDLPGSARGDLVAIRSAGAYGEIMASGYNCRSLPKGYFSENMDEFVD; from the coding sequence ATGGCAGAAAGATTCCCGATCGACAAATTGCAGCTGATTGAGACCCCTTTCTACTATTATGATACAGAACTCCTCAGGGAAACGTTAGAGACCATAAAAGCCGAAATCCGGAATTATCCCGGATACCATGTGCATTATGCGGTCAAGGCTAACGCGAACCCGAAGATTCTGAAGATAATCCGGGAAGCGGGCTTTGGCGCCGACTGCGTCAGCGGCGGCGAAATCAAGGCTGCTATCCAGGCAGGATTCCCTGCCGGGAGCATAGTCTATGCCGGAGTCGGCAAAAGCGACTGGGAGATAAATCTCGGTCTCGATCTCGGTATAGGCTGTTTCAATGTGGAGAGTCTGCCGGAGCTGGAGATAATCAGCGCTCTGGCGAAAGGACGCGGCACTACCGCCAACGTGGCTTTCCGCATCAATCCCAACGTCGGTGCCCATACGCACCCGAACATCACCACCGGCTATGCCGAGAACAAGTTCGGAATCCCGATGAGGGACATGGAGGAGATGATTCTTCATGCCGCGGAGCTCCCGAACGTCAATTTCGTCGGGCTGCATTTCCATATCGGCTCGCAGATTCTCGACATGGACGATTTCATAGCCCTATGCAACAGGATTAACGAATTGCAGGATCAGCTTGAACAGCACCACATTGCGGTCGCCAGCATCAATGTCGGAGGCGGTCTCGGAGTAGATTATCACCATCCTGACCAGATGCCGATAGCGGATTTCAGGAAATATTTCCGTACCTTTACAAAGTTCCTGAAGTTACGTCCGGGACAGACGCTGCATTTCGAGCCGGGACGCTCTGTCGTCGCCCAGTGCGGCAGCCTCATCACGAGAGTGCTGTACATCAAGCAGGGTGACTTCAAGCAGTTCCTGATAGTGGATGCCGGCATGTCCGACCTTATCCGTCCTGCACTTTATCAGGCATACCATAAGATCGAGAACATAACAAGCGACAGACCGGTCGAGACTTATGACGTAGTCGGACCGATATGCGAGAGCAGCGATACTTTCGGAAAAGCCATCGACCTCCCGGGAAGCGCCCGCGGAGACCTGGTGGCGATACGTTCGGCAGGAGCCTATGGAGAAATAATGGCCTCGGGATACAACTGCAGGTCGCTTCCAAAAGGATATTTCTCTGAGAACATGGACGAATTCGTTGATTAA
- a CDS encoding peptidyl-dipeptidase Dcp yields the protein MKNLIASLALVMAITACSDKNPFVQEWNTPYGTAPFSKISEADYKPAILKGIKERAAEIEAIVSNPEAPTFENTIAAYELSGELLSKTVGVFYNISESDATPSIQALVDELTPVLTAAEDEVFMNKAFFERVKAVYENSSELTREQQMVTKKLYENFVRNGIALDEAGQARFKEINSALASLSQKFANNLLAENNAFKAETGVTVSAYPDFMTSCADRAAREKAFKAYSSRGNNGNDNDNNAIVLEIMKLRTEQANLLGYKTSADYLLANKMAGNPETVDKFLGEIMASAMKKAKEEIYDMQKVMDEDVKAGLLPAGSKIQPWDWFYYAEKVRSRKYDLDENLTKPYFQVDSVRKGVFYAANKIYGVNVEEAPEVEVYNPDVKAYKLTDADGSLLGIFYADYFSRETKRGGAWMNNFRDQYVKSDGYDVRPVIVNVCNFPPATEETPSLLSIDNVQTAFHEFGHALHGFLTKCNYRDVSGTSVTRDFVEMFSQFNEHWAFQKEILAHYANDYRTGEPIPEDLVAKIGNALKFNQGFMTGELCAASILDMKWHELTAEELAGFTDAQSIRDFETKVCKEMGLIDEIIPRYRTTYFNHIFNSGYSAGYYSYLWSEVLDCDAFEYFEKNGIYDKSIADRFRRTFLERGGSEEPMTLFLEFRGQEPDPGALLRKRGLE from the coding sequence ATGAAAAATCTTATCGCTTCTTTAGCACTAGTTATGGCAATCACAGCCTGTTCAGACAAGAATCCATTCGTACAGGAATGGAATACTCCTTATGGTACAGCCCCGTTCAGCAAGATAAGCGAGGCCGACTACAAACCGGCAATACTCAAAGGCATCAAGGAAAGAGCCGCCGAGATCGAGGCTATAGTCTCTAATCCGGAAGCTCCTACTTTCGAGAACACTATCGCTGCCTACGAGCTCAGCGGAGAACTTCTTTCCAAAACTGTCGGAGTGTTCTACAACATTTCCGAATCAGACGCGACTCCTTCAATCCAGGCCCTCGTGGACGAACTCACTCCGGTGCTGACCGCCGCTGAGGACGAGGTCTTCATGAACAAAGCCTTCTTCGAGAGAGTCAAGGCCGTCTATGAGAACAGCTCTGAACTCACCAGGGAGCAGCAGATGGTCACCAAAAAGCTCTACGAGAACTTCGTACGCAACGGTATCGCCCTCGACGAGGCCGGACAGGCAAGATTCAAAGAAATCAATTCGGCTCTCGCTTCTCTCAGCCAGAAGTTCGCCAACAACCTTCTCGCCGAGAACAATGCCTTCAAGGCCGAGACCGGAGTTACCGTATCCGCTTATCCTGACTTCATGACCTCATGCGCCGACAGGGCTGCCCGCGAGAAAGCATTCAAAGCTTATTCATCCCGCGGCAACAACGGCAACGACAACGACAACAACGCCATTGTTCTCGAGATCATGAAACTGCGCACCGAGCAGGCCAATCTTCTCGGCTACAAGACTTCTGCAGATTATCTTCTCGCCAACAAGATGGCCGGCAATCCTGAGACAGTCGACAAGTTCCTCGGTGAAATCATGGCATCTGCCATGAAGAAAGCCAAAGAGGAGATCTATGACATGCAGAAGGTCATGGACGAGGACGTCAAGGCCGGACTTCTTCCTGCCGGCTCAAAGATCCAGCCTTGGGACTGGTTCTACTATGCAGAGAAAGTACGCAGTCGCAAATACGACCTCGACGAGAATCTTACCAAGCCATATTTCCAGGTGGACAGCGTACGAAAAGGCGTATTCTATGCAGCCAACAAGATCTACGGCGTCAATGTCGAAGAGGCTCCTGAGGTAGAAGTCTATAATCCAGATGTCAAGGCTTACAAGCTTACCGATGCTGACGGAAGTCTCCTCGGGATCTTCTATGCCGACTATTTTTCACGCGAGACAAAGAGGGGCGGAGCATGGATGAACAACTTCCGCGACCAGTATGTCAAATCCGACGGCTACGACGTGCGTCCGGTCATCGTGAACGTATGCAACTTCCCTCCTGCTACAGAAGAAACGCCGTCCCTTCTCTCTATCGATAACGTACAGACCGCTTTCCATGAATTCGGCCACGCTCTCCACGGTTTCCTGACCAAGTGCAACTACCGCGACGTGAGCGGCACCTCGGTCACCAGGGATTTCGTAGAGATGTTCTCCCAGTTCAACGAGCACTGGGCTTTCCAAAAAGAGATTCTTGCGCATTATGCCAACGACTACCGTACCGGCGAGCCTATTCCGGAGGATCTGGTGGCCAAGATCGGAAACGCCCTCAAGTTCAACCAGGGATTCATGACCGGAGAACTCTGTGCCGCATCCATCCTCGACATGAAGTGGCATGAGCTTACCGCTGAAGAACTGGCAGGCTTTACCGATGCCCAGTCGATCCGTGATTTCGAGACCAAGGTCTGCAAAGAGATGGGACTTATCGACGAGATCATCCCCCGCTACCGCACGACCTATTTCAACCATATATTCAACAGCGGCTACAGCGCCGGATATTACAGCTACCTCTGGTCAGAGGTGCTTGACTGTGACGCTTTCGAGTATTTCGAGAAGAACGGTATCTACGACAAGTCAATAGCAGACAGATTCCGCCGCACCTTCCTCGAGAGAGGCGGCAGCGAGGAGCCTATGACTCTGTTCTTGGAATTCCGGGGCCAGGAGCCTGATCCGGGCGCACTTCTGCGCAAACGCGGTCTTGAATAG
- a CDS encoding Nitroreductase, whose protein sequence is MADNYLESRFEEVFGADKKPKVVVKRNNPSIDTLLHRNRSYRGYDKSHVVTEEELREIVGVNTLIGSGMNRQALRFRLVTKDTGADKVLPLIKLGGALPELHLPEPGKEPEAFIIVCSTVPEDNIICIDLGISLQSMLLKAVSKGLNGVIIKAFNSDRLAEEFSLQYRPLAVLAIGKGAESIFLRPVSEGESLKYYRKDGVHYVPKLKLEDILL, encoded by the coding sequence ATGGCAGATAACTATCTGGAAAGCCGTTTCGAAGAAGTCTTCGGAGCCGACAAGAAACCGAAAGTCGTGGTTAAGCGCAACAATCCTTCGATCGATACGCTGCTGCATCGGAACCGCAGCTATCGTGGATATGACAAGTCCCACGTCGTGACTGAGGAAGAACTCCGGGAGATAGTCGGAGTCAATACTCTTATAGGCTCCGGGATGAATCGTCAGGCTCTGAGATTCCGTCTTGTCACGAAGGATACCGGTGCGGATAAGGTCCTGCCTCTTATAAAGCTCGGCGGTGCGCTTCCTGAGCTCCACCTTCCCGAACCGGGCAAAGAACCGGAAGCGTTCATAATAGTCTGCAGCACTGTTCCGGAAGACAATATAATCTGTATCGACCTCGGTATATCACTCCAGAGCATGCTTCTCAAGGCCGTATCTAAAGGACTTAACGGGGTTATAATCAAAGCCTTCAATTCCGACAGACTGGCTGAGGAATTCTCCCTGCAGTACCGTCCTCTTGCCGTCTTGGCAATAGGAAAGGGCGCAGAAAGTATTTTCCTGCGCCCTGTATCGGAAGGGGAGAGCCTCAAGTATTACCGTAAGGACGGGGTACATTATGTACCTAAACTGAAACTCGAGGATATTCTCCTGTAG
- a CDS encoding Fimbrillin-like: MINSKYCTLLLASTVILLTGCSKIPGHHYGDSVSFSASSEKYKSKTKTEYSGTVSGGIERINWVDGDRISVYCDQVSDAVKSSDYVIDAPTITNSGRYSSASIVPANGNGLHWGNGSHRFYAMYPSGGITKSGNNVVMSGSIPATQTGVPNMDYAYMYAVATASEDDPALVQLAFQPMFSAYEFEVTADAAMELQSVVLTSTTGNLSGNFTARFNGTTPSFSYTSSSNNQRITVDLSGIPDKTINKTKSVKFTALAPPNNMEGVIAKFNLRNKGARLLSLKNADKSDIVFTGGRKFKIFGIEIPEKVWNDVVADEDETETYEHFTSKPYIDFTTDTDQGFEVGEHAGEQIDFPITSYNINQPLLIDIDANNEHINAFEDAMAAGEKLFFYIRYFVEPNQYYYWLHVELLGPNERYNQIQYLLKEEVNFNPPTDRRIKYQKKIELTKADIDRMRDENGTTYHEGLFHVRGGNITIEGIYIDVDDGS, translated from the coding sequence ATGATTAATTCTAAGTATTGCACATTGCTACTTGCATCTACTGTAATACTTCTTACAGGCTGTAGCAAGATTCCAGGCCACCACTATGGAGACTCGGTATCATTCTCCGCATCTTCTGAGAAATACAAATCAAAGACAAAGACTGAATATAGCGGCACTGTATCCGGCGGTATCGAAAGAATCAACTGGGTTGATGGCGACCGTATCTCAGTATACTGCGATCAGGTTTCCGATGCCGTCAAGAGCTCGGATTATGTCATAGACGCACCGACTATCACCAACAGCGGAAGATACAGCTCCGCCAGTATCGTCCCTGCCAACGGCAACGGTCTGCACTGGGGCAACGGTTCCCACAGATTCTACGCAATGTACCCTTCCGGAGGTATCACAAAGAGCGGCAACAACGTAGTGATGTCCGGAAGCATTCCTGCGACCCAGACCGGAGTCCCGAATATGGATTACGCATACATGTATGCAGTCGCCACTGCGAGCGAGGACGATCCGGCCCTTGTCCAGCTGGCGTTCCAGCCGATGTTCTCCGCCTATGAGTTCGAGGTGACCGCGGATGCTGCGATGGAGCTGCAGAGCGTAGTCCTCACTTCGACCACCGGCAATCTCTCGGGTAATTTCACCGCGAGATTCAATGGCACGACTCCGTCTTTCAGCTATACCAGCAGCAGCAACAACCAGAGGATCACCGTAGATCTCAGCGGTATCCCTGACAAGACGATAAACAAGACAAAGAGCGTCAAGTTCACGGCTTTAGCTCCGCCTAACAACATGGAAGGAGTTATCGCCAAATTCAATCTTAGGAACAAGGGCGCGAGACTTCTGTCTCTGAAAAACGCCGACAAATCCGATATAGTATTTACCGGAGGAAGGAAGTTCAAGATCTTTGGAATCGAGATTCCGGAGAAAGTCTGGAACGACGTGGTAGCCGATGAGGACGAAACCGAGACGTACGAGCACTTCACGTCAAAGCCTTATATCGACTTCACGACCGATACCGACCAGGGCTTCGAAGTCGGAGAGCACGCAGGAGAGCAGATTGACTTCCCTATCACCTCATACAATATCAACCAGCCTTTGCTTATCGATATCGACGCCAATAACGAGCATATCAATGCCTTCGAAGACGCGATGGCTGCCGGAGAGAAGCTGTTTTTCTATATCCGCTATTTCGTCGAGCCTAACCAGTATTACTACTGGCTTCATGTTGAGCTTCTTGGACCTAACGAAAGGTACAACCAGATACAGTACCTGCTCAAGGAGGAAGTCAACTTCAATCCTCCTACCGACAGGCGTATCAAATACCAGAAAAAGATTGAACTGACCAAGGCGGATATCGACCGTATGCGTGACGAGAACGGTACGACATACCACGAAGGTCTGTTCCACGTACGAGGCGGAAACATTACAATCGAAGGTATCTATATCGACGTTGACGACGGGAGCTAG